A part of Saimiri boliviensis isolate mSaiBol1 chromosome 13, mSaiBol1.pri, whole genome shotgun sequence genomic DNA contains:
- the CHRNA2 gene encoding neuronal acetylcholine receptor subunit alpha-2 isoform X3 yields the protein MKFGSWTYDKAKIDLEQMEQTVDLKDYWESGEWAIVNATGTYNSKKYDCCAEIYPDVTYAFVIRRLPLFYTINLIIPCLLISCLTVLVFYLPSDCGEKITLCISVLLSLTVFLLLITEIIPSTSLVIPLIGEYLLFTMIFVTLSIVITVFVLNVHHRSPSTHTMPRWVRGALLGCVPRWLLMNRPPPPLELCHPPGLKLSPSYHWLETNVDVEEQEVVVEEEDRWACAGHMAPSMGTLCSHNHLHSGASSPKAEALLQEGEPLLSPHMQKALEGVHYIADHLRSEDADSSVKEDWKYVAMVIDRIFLWLFIIVCFLGTIGLFLPPFLAGMI from the exons ATGAAGTTCGGCTCCTGGACCTACGACAAGGCCAAGATCGACCTGGAGCAGATGGAGCAGACAGTGGACCTGAAAGACTACTGGGAGAGCGGCGAGTGGGCCATCGTCAATGCCACGGGCACCTACAACAGCAAGAAGTACGACTGCTGCGCCGAGATCTACCCCGACGTCACCTACGCCTTCGTCATCCGGCGGTTGCCCCTCTTCTACACCATCAACCTCATCATCCCCTGCCTGCTCATCTCCTGCCTCACCGTGCTGGTCTTCTACCTGCCCTCCGACTGCGGCGAGAAGATCACGCTGTGCATCTCCGTGCTGCTGTCGCTCACCGTCTTCCTGCTGCTCATCACCGAGATCATCCCATCCACCTCGCTGGTCATCCCGCTCATTGGCGAGTACCTGCTGTTCACCATGATCTTCGTCACCCTGTCCATCGTCATCACCGTCTTCGTGCTGAACGTGCATCACCGCTCCCCCAGCACCCACACCATGCCCCGCTGGGTAAGGGGGGCCCTTCTGGGCTGTGTGCCCCGGTGGCTTCTGATGAACCGGCCCCCACCGCCCTTGGAGCTCTGCCATCCCCCAGGCCTGAAGCTCAGCCCTTCTTATCACTGGCTGGAGACCAATGTGGATGTGGAGGAGCAGGAGGTGGTGGTAGAGGAGGAGGACAGATGGGCATGTGCAGGTCACATGGCCCCCTCCATGGGCACTCTCTGCAGCCACAACCACCTGCACTCCGGGGCCTCAAGTCCCAAGGCTGAAGCTCTGCTGCAGGAGGGTGAGCCGCTGCTGTCACCCCACATGCAGAAGGCACTGGAAGGCGTGCACTACATTGCTGACCACCTGCGGTCCGAGGATGCTGACTCTTCG GTGAAGGAGGACTGGAAGTACGTCGCCATGGTCATCGACAGGATCTTCCTCTGGCTGTTTATCATCGTCTGTTTCCTGGGGACCATTGGCCTCTTCCTGCCTCCGTTCCTAGCTGGAATGATCTGA
- the CHRNA2 gene encoding neuronal acetylcholine receptor subunit alpha-2 isoform X2 gives MGPSCPALLSFTKLSLWWLFLIPAGGEEAKHLPSRAPVDPLSSPSPTALPQGGSHTQAEDRLFKHLFRGYNRWARPVPNTSDVVIVRFGLSIAQLIDVDEKNQMMTTNVWLKQEWSDHKLRWNPADFGNITSLRVPSEMIWIPDIVLYNNADGEFAVTHMTKAHLFSTGTVHWVPPAIYKSSCSIDVTFFPFDQQNCKMKFGSWTYDKAKIDLEQMEQTVDLKDYWESGEWAIVNATGTYNSKKYDCCAEIYPDVTYAFVIRRLPLFYTINLIIPCLLISCLTVLVFYLPSDCGEKITLCISVLLSLTVFLLLITEIIPSTSLVIPLIGEYLLFTMIFVTLSIVITVFVLNVHHRSPSTHTMPRWVRGALLGCVPRWLLMNRPPPPLELCHPPGLKLSPSYHWLETNVDVEEQEVVVEEEDRWACAGHMAPSMGTLCSHNHLHSGASSPKAEALLQEGEPLLSPHMQKALEGVHYIADHLRSEDADSSVCWGWEGGQPGWPHQPSREPPHPRV, from the exons ATGGGCCCCTCCTGTCCTGCGCTTTTGTCCTTCACGAAGCTCAGCCTATGGTGGCTCTTTCTGATCCCAGCAG GTGGAGAGGAAGCCAAGCACCTACCTTCCAGGGCTCCCGTAGaccccctctcctctcccagccccaccGCGTTGCCGCAGGGAGGCTCCCACACCCAGGCTGAGGACCGGCTCTTCAAACACCTCTTCCGGGGCTACAACCGCTGGGCGCGCCCCGTGCCCAACACCTCGGACGTGGTGATCGTGCGCTTCGGGCTGTCCATCGCTCAGCTCATCGACGTG GATGAGAAGAACCAGATGATGACCACCAATGTCTGGCTAAAGCAG GAATGGAGTGACCACAAACTGCGCTGGAACCCTGCAGATTTCGGCAACATCACATCCCTCCGGGTCCCTTCCGAGATGATCTGGATCCCAGACATTGTCCTCTACAACAA tGCAGATGGGGAGTTTGCAGTGACCCACATGACCAAGGCCCACCTCTTCTCCACGGGCACTGTGCACTGGGTGCCCCCGGCCATCTACAAGAGCTCCTGCAGCATCGACGTCACCTTCTTCCCCTTCGACCAGCAGAACTGCAAGATGAAGTTCGGCTCCTGGACCTACGACAAGGCCAAGATCGACCTGGAGCAGATGGAGCAGACAGTGGACCTGAAAGACTACTGGGAGAGCGGCGAGTGGGCCATCGTCAATGCCACGGGCACCTACAACAGCAAGAAGTACGACTGCTGCGCCGAGATCTACCCCGACGTCACCTACGCCTTCGTCATCCGGCGGTTGCCCCTCTTCTACACCATCAACCTCATCATCCCCTGCCTGCTCATCTCCTGCCTCACCGTGCTGGTCTTCTACCTGCCCTCCGACTGCGGCGAGAAGATCACGCTGTGCATCTCCGTGCTGCTGTCGCTCACCGTCTTCCTGCTGCTCATCACCGAGATCATCCCATCCACCTCGCTGGTCATCCCGCTCATTGGCGAGTACCTGCTGTTCACCATGATCTTCGTCACCCTGTCCATCGTCATCACCGTCTTCGTGCTGAACGTGCATCACCGCTCCCCCAGCACCCACACCATGCCCCGCTGGGTAAGGGGGGCCCTTCTGGGCTGTGTGCCCCGGTGGCTTCTGATGAACCGGCCCCCACCGCCCTTGGAGCTCTGCCATCCCCCAGGCCTGAAGCTCAGCCCTTCTTATCACTGGCTGGAGACCAATGTGGATGTGGAGGAGCAGGAGGTGGTGGTAGAGGAGGAGGACAGATGGGCATGTGCAGGTCACATGGCCCCCTCCATGGGCACTCTCTGCAGCCACAACCACCTGCACTCCGGGGCCTCAAGTCCCAAGGCTGAAGCTCTGCTGCAGGAGGGTGAGCCGCTGCTGTCACCCCACATGCAGAAGGCACTGGAAGGCGTGCACTACATTGCTGACCACCTGCGGTCCGAGGATGCTGACTCTTCGGTGTGTTGGGGTTGGGAGGGGGGCCAGCCTGGGTGGCCCCATCAGCCTAGCAGGGAACCACCTCACCCCAGAGTGTGA
- the CHRNA2 gene encoding neuronal acetylcholine receptor subunit alpha-2 isoform X1, translating to MGPSCPALLSFTKLSLWWLFLIPAGGEEAKHLPSRAPVDPLSSPSPTALPQGGSHTQAEDRLFKHLFRGYNRWARPVPNTSDVVIVRFGLSIAQLIDVDEKNQMMTTNVWLKQEWSDHKLRWNPADFGNITSLRVPSEMIWIPDIVLYNNADGEFAVTHMTKAHLFSTGTVHWVPPAIYKSSCSIDVTFFPFDQQNCKMKFGSWTYDKAKIDLEQMEQTVDLKDYWESGEWAIVNATGTYNSKKYDCCAEIYPDVTYAFVIRRLPLFYTINLIIPCLLISCLTVLVFYLPSDCGEKITLCISVLLSLTVFLLLITEIIPSTSLVIPLIGEYLLFTMIFVTLSIVITVFVLNVHHRSPSTHTMPRWVRGALLGCVPRWLLMNRPPPPLELCHPPGLKLSPSYHWLETNVDVEEQEVVVEEEDRWACAGHMAPSMGTLCSHNHLHSGASSPKAEALLQEGEPLLSPHMQKALEGVHYIADHLRSEDADSSVKEDWKYVAMVIDRIFLWLFIIVCFLGTIGLFLPPFLAGMI from the exons ATGGGCCCCTCCTGTCCTGCGCTTTTGTCCTTCACGAAGCTCAGCCTATGGTGGCTCTTTCTGATCCCAGCAG GTGGAGAGGAAGCCAAGCACCTACCTTCCAGGGCTCCCGTAGaccccctctcctctcccagccccaccGCGTTGCCGCAGGGAGGCTCCCACACCCAGGCTGAGGACCGGCTCTTCAAACACCTCTTCCGGGGCTACAACCGCTGGGCGCGCCCCGTGCCCAACACCTCGGACGTGGTGATCGTGCGCTTCGGGCTGTCCATCGCTCAGCTCATCGACGTG GATGAGAAGAACCAGATGATGACCACCAATGTCTGGCTAAAGCAG GAATGGAGTGACCACAAACTGCGCTGGAACCCTGCAGATTTCGGCAACATCACATCCCTCCGGGTCCCTTCCGAGATGATCTGGATCCCAGACATTGTCCTCTACAACAA tGCAGATGGGGAGTTTGCAGTGACCCACATGACCAAGGCCCACCTCTTCTCCACGGGCACTGTGCACTGGGTGCCCCCGGCCATCTACAAGAGCTCCTGCAGCATCGACGTCACCTTCTTCCCCTTCGACCAGCAGAACTGCAAGATGAAGTTCGGCTCCTGGACCTACGACAAGGCCAAGATCGACCTGGAGCAGATGGAGCAGACAGTGGACCTGAAAGACTACTGGGAGAGCGGCGAGTGGGCCATCGTCAATGCCACGGGCACCTACAACAGCAAGAAGTACGACTGCTGCGCCGAGATCTACCCCGACGTCACCTACGCCTTCGTCATCCGGCGGTTGCCCCTCTTCTACACCATCAACCTCATCATCCCCTGCCTGCTCATCTCCTGCCTCACCGTGCTGGTCTTCTACCTGCCCTCCGACTGCGGCGAGAAGATCACGCTGTGCATCTCCGTGCTGCTGTCGCTCACCGTCTTCCTGCTGCTCATCACCGAGATCATCCCATCCACCTCGCTGGTCATCCCGCTCATTGGCGAGTACCTGCTGTTCACCATGATCTTCGTCACCCTGTCCATCGTCATCACCGTCTTCGTGCTGAACGTGCATCACCGCTCCCCCAGCACCCACACCATGCCCCGCTGGGTAAGGGGGGCCCTTCTGGGCTGTGTGCCCCGGTGGCTTCTGATGAACCGGCCCCCACCGCCCTTGGAGCTCTGCCATCCCCCAGGCCTGAAGCTCAGCCCTTCTTATCACTGGCTGGAGACCAATGTGGATGTGGAGGAGCAGGAGGTGGTGGTAGAGGAGGAGGACAGATGGGCATGTGCAGGTCACATGGCCCCCTCCATGGGCACTCTCTGCAGCCACAACCACCTGCACTCCGGGGCCTCAAGTCCCAAGGCTGAAGCTCTGCTGCAGGAGGGTGAGCCGCTGCTGTCACCCCACATGCAGAAGGCACTGGAAGGCGTGCACTACATTGCTGACCACCTGCGGTCCGAGGATGCTGACTCTTCG GTGAAGGAGGACTGGAAGTACGTCGCCATGGTCATCGACAGGATCTTCCTCTGGCTGTTTATCATCGTCTGTTTCCTGGGGACCATTGGCCTCTTCCTGCCTCCGTTCCTAGCTGGAATGATCTGA